One candidate division WOR-3 bacterium genomic region harbors:
- a CDS encoding TolC family protein, which produces ALDQALRGSPASTQASASRLSSGIAVGRGVNALLPAATGSLAYGRTESQVLPGFDSTVTTKSWDGSLTLSQVIFDPRVFAGVANSFIQAGYYSADAQDKQARLIFDVTSGYLGLLGARLLRDAAASAVDRADDNVRLNQEKLRLGAAARIDVMRSEVYKSQADIGLLTADKALAAANAGFLAVAGISRVVVVQPTEQLTEPARFEVANPDSLAAEIERRNPGAQLATKSGTIATINTVSAFGQVLPSVSAFWSSDYSDSAPPQSLKDWSDNDCITTGIRFSLPLLDIKAFVLDVCDAVAGSRRARAAAQAARYQVRAAAKTAVIGYEEASQRYDYARKNLELNRELYRLAQEQQRLGAISLIDFFSVETALEQAHASYITALTDTYIQTAQINYLLGRTRPETR; this is translated from the coding sequence GGCCCTCGACCAGGCGCTGCGTGGCAGCCCGGCCTCGACGCAGGCGTCAGCGTCCCGCCTGAGCAGCGGCATAGCGGTCGGCCGGGGTGTCAACGCGCTGCTGCCGGCGGCGACCGGCTCGCTCGCCTACGGCCGTACCGAATCACAGGTCCTCCCCGGCTTCGACTCGACGGTAACCACCAAGAGCTGGGATGGCTCACTCACGCTTAGCCAGGTCATTTTTGACCCACGCGTGTTTGCCGGGGTCGCCAACTCGTTCATCCAGGCCGGATACTACTCCGCCGACGCGCAGGACAAGCAGGCCAGGCTCATCTTCGACGTTACGAGCGGCTACCTGGGACTGCTCGGGGCGCGACTCCTGCGCGATGCCGCCGCGTCGGCCGTGGACCGGGCCGACGACAACGTGAGACTGAACCAGGAGAAGCTCCGGCTGGGGGCCGCCGCGCGGATCGACGTGATGCGCTCAGAGGTCTACAAGTCGCAGGCCGACATCGGCCTGCTGACTGCGGACAAGGCATTGGCGGCGGCCAATGCCGGATTCCTCGCCGTTGCCGGCATCAGCCGGGTCGTGGTCGTGCAGCCGACCGAGCAGCTCACCGAACCCGCCCGGTTCGAGGTAGCCAACCCCGACAGCCTGGCGGCCGAGATCGAACGCCGCAACCCCGGCGCACAACTAGCCACCAAGTCCGGGACCATCGCCACCATAAACACGGTGTCGGCGTTCGGCCAGGTCCTGCCGTCGGTGTCGGCCTTCTGGTCGTCAGACTACTCCGACTCGGCGCCGCCGCAGAGCCTGAAAGACTGGTCCGACAATGACTGCATCACGACCGGCATCAGGTTCTCCCTTCCCCTGCTCGACATCAAGGCCTTCGTCCTGGACGTCTGCGATGCCGTCGCCGGCTCGCGGCGGGCCAGGGCCGCGGCACAGGCCGCCCGCTACCAGGTTCGCGCCGCCGCCAAGACCGCGGTCATCGGCTACGAAGAAGCCAGCCAGCGCTACGACTACGCGCGGAAGAACCTGGAACTCAACCGCGAACTCTACCGCCTCGCGCAGGAGCAGCAGCGGCTCGGGGCCATCTCGCTCATCGACTTCTTCAGCGTCGAGACCGCGCTCGAACAGGCGCACGCCTCCTACATCACGGCGCTGACCGACACCTATATCCAGACGGCGCAGATCAACTACCTGCTCGGCCGCACCCGGCCGGAAACCCGCTAG
- a CDS encoding efflux RND transporter periplasmic adaptor subunit: MKKRTRTIVILAAVVVLFGIIVVANLKSKTGGGEEVETQKVKFGSILSKVSATGGLRAQAQVNLQAQVMGVVDKLPVKEGDWVNRGDLLLELDRRSYEANLVLARARFDQARASHTRVESLYSAKLIASEAHEASRAALEMASAQYDQARDQYDKTIIRAPISGTVARLNIEEGEAVMIGTMNYSGTVLMVLADMSRMQALIDVDEADVVSVATGQVAKVFVDALPDTSFPGHITRIAHMPTENVLSATQQSTTFEVEVTLDSSAPALRPGMNVRAEITTAELDSVLVIPVQAAGRREVKGKETETVFLLKDGKAVLTSIRTGKTSETEIQVTDGLKPGDEVVTGPYKKLAKLTEGRRLTGKPAKDSMPDKASPE, encoded by the coding sequence ATGAAGAAGCGCACGCGTACAATCGTCATTCTGGCCGCAGTCGTGGTCTTGTTCGGCATCATCGTCGTAGCCAACCTGAAGAGCAAGACCGGCGGCGGGGAAGAAGTCGAGACGCAGAAAGTTAAGTTTGGCTCGATACTGTCCAAGGTATCGGCCACCGGCGGGCTGCGCGCCCAGGCTCAGGTGAACCTGCAGGCGCAGGTGATGGGCGTGGTCGACAAGCTGCCGGTGAAAGAGGGCGATTGGGTCAACCGCGGCGATCTGCTGCTCGAACTCGACCGCCGCAGCTACGAAGCGAACCTCGTCCTCGCCCGGGCGCGGTTTGACCAGGCCCGCGCCAGTCACACCCGCGTCGAGAGCCTCTACTCCGCCAAACTGATCGCGTCTGAAGCCCACGAGGCCTCGCGTGCCGCGCTGGAGATGGCCAGTGCCCAGTACGACCAGGCCCGGGACCAGTACGACAAGACCATCATCCGCGCCCCCATATCGGGTACGGTCGCCCGGCTGAATATCGAGGAAGGCGAAGCCGTGATGATCGGGACTATGAACTACTCCGGAACCGTGCTCATGGTCCTCGCCGACATGTCGCGGATGCAGGCGCTGATCGACGTCGATGAGGCCGATGTCGTGTCGGTGGCGACCGGGCAGGTGGCCAAGGTCTTTGTGGACGCGCTGCCCGATACGTCATTCCCGGGTCACATCACGCGGATCGCGCACATGCCGACCGAGAACGTGCTCAGCGCCACCCAGCAGAGCACCACCTTTGAAGTCGAGGTAACGCTGGACAGCTCGGCCCCGGCCCTGCGCCCGGGTATGAATGTACGCGCCGAAATCACCACCGCCGAACTCGACAGCGTGCTCGTAATACCGGTGCAGGCCGCCGGCCGCCGTGAAGTCAAGGGCAAGGAAACCGAAACCGTGTTCCTGCTCAAAGACGGCAAGGCGGTGCTGACCTCCATCCGCACCGGCAAGACCAGCGAGACTGAAATCCAGGTAACGGACGGCCTCAAACCTGGCGACGAGGTAGTCACCGGCCCCTATAAGAAACTCGCC